A part of Oryctolagus cuniculus chromosome 15, mOryCun1.1, whole genome shotgun sequence genomic DNA contains:
- the DNTT gene encoding DNA nucleotidylexotransferase isoform X2: MGACLASEPAWVTSKPSLQEGAAPLTSGDTAGWHSQSQLQPLPMDPLQAVHLEPRKKRSRQMGASRTSLPQDVKFRDLVLFILEKKMGTTRRAFLMELARRKGFRVENELSDSVTHIVAENNSGSDVLEWLQVQKVKDSSQLELLDVSWLIECMGAGRPVEMTGKHQLVVRQDCPASPNPGSQEAPALAVHRISEYACKRRTTLNNCNRIFTDAFEILAENSEFRENEDSYVTFIRAASVLKSLPFPIVSMKDTEGIPCLGDKVKGIIEEIIEEGESSEVKAVLNDERYQCFKLFTAVFGVGLKTSEKWFRMGFRTLSKIREDKSLKFTRMQQAGFRYYEDLVSCVTRAEAEAVDVLVKEAVRAYLPGAFITMTGGFRRGKKIGHDVDFLITSPESTEEDEQQLLHKVVNLWEKKGLLLYHDFMESTFEKLKQPSRKVDALDHFQKCFLILKLPHERVDSDRPSQQEGKNWKAIRVDLVMCPYECHAFALLGWTGSRFERDLRRYATHERRMILDNHALYDKTKRMFLQAESEEEIFAHLGLDYIEPWERNA; this comes from the exons ATGGGGGCTTGCCTGGCCTCAGAGCCCGCGTGGGTGACATCAAAGCCCTCGCTGCAGGAGGGCGCGGCCCCCCTCACTTCTGGAGACACCGCCGGATGGCACAGCCAGAGccagctgcagcctctgcccATGGATCCCCTACAAGCAGTGCATTTGGAGCCTCGGAAGAAGAGATCCCGGCAGATGGGTGCCTCGAGGACCTCCCTGCCTCAAGACGTCAAATTTCGAGATCTGGTCCTCTTcattttggagaagaaaatgGGAACTACCCGCAGAGCGTTCCTCATGGAGCTGGCCCGCAGGAAAGGGTTCAGGGTTGAAAATGAGCTCAG TGATTCTGTCACCCACATTGTAGCAGAGAACAACTCGGGTTCCGATGTTCTGGAATGGCTTCAGGTACAGAAAGTTAAAGATAGCTCCCAGCTCGAACTCCTCGACGTCTCCTGGCTGATAGAATGCATGGGAGCAGGGAGACCCGTGGAGATGACAGGGAAGCACCAGCTTGTT GTAAGACAAGACTGCCCAGCTAGTCCCAACCCAGGCTCCCAGGAGGCTCCAGCACTTGCTGTGCACAGGATCTCCGAGTACGCGTGTAAGAGGAGAACCACTCTGAACAACTGTAACCGCATATTCACG GATGCCTTTGAGATTTTGGCTGAAAATTCTGAGTTCAGAGAAAATGAGGATTCTTACGTGACATTTATAAGAGCAGCTTCGGTCCTGAAATCTCTACCGTTCCCAATCGTCAGTATGAAGGACACAGAAGGAATTCCCTGCCTGGGGGACAAGGTGAAGGGCATCATAGAG GAAATTATTGAAGAAGGAGAAAGTTCTGAAGTTAAAGCTGTGTTAAATGATGAACGATATCAATGCTTCAAA CTCTTCACTGCTGTATTCGGAGTGGGGTTGAAGACCTCTGAGAAGTGGTTCAGGATGGGCTTCAGAACTCTGAGTAAAATAAGGGAAGACAAAAGCCTGAAATTTACACGGATGCAGCAGGCAG GATTCCGCTACTATGAAGACCTCGTGAGCTGTGTGACCAGGGCAGAAGCAGAAGCGGTTGATGTGCTGGTTAAAGAGGCCGTGCGGGCATACCTTCCAGGTGCCTTCATCACCATGACCGGAGGCTTCCGGAG gGGTAAGAAGATTGGTCATGATGTGGATTTTTTAATTACCAGCCCCGAATCAACAGAAGAAGACGAGCAGCAACTCTTACATAAAGTGGTAAATTTATGGGAAAAGAAG GGATTACTTTTATACCACGACTTCATGGAGTCCACGTTTGAAAAGCTCAAGCAgcccagcaggaaggtggatgccTTGGATCATTTTCAAAAGTGCTTTCTAATCTTAAAATTGCCCCACGAGAGAGTGGACAGCGACAGGCCCAGCCAGCAGGAAGGAAAGAACTGGAAGGCCATCCGCGTGGACCTGGTCATGTGTCCCTACGAGTGCCACGCCTTTGCCCTGCTGGGGTGGACTGGCTCCCGG TTTGAAAGAGACCTCCGGCGCTACGCCACACATGAGCGGAGGATGATTCTGGATAACCATGCTTTATATGACAAGACCAAG AGGATGTTTCTCCAGGcagaaagtgaagaagaaataTTTGCGCACCTGGGACTGGATTACATTGAACCATGGGAAAGAAATGCCTAG
- the DNTT gene encoding DNA nucleotidylexotransferase isoform X1, whose translation MGACLASEPAWVTSKPSLQEGAAPLTSGDTAGWHSQSQLQPLPMDPLQAVHLEPRKKRSRQMGASRTSLPQDVKFRDLVLFILEKKMGTTRRAFLMELARRKGFRVENELSDSVTHIVAENNSGSDVLEWLQVQKVKDSSQLELLDVSWLIECMGAGRPVEMTGKHQLVVRQDCPASPNPGSQEAPALAVHRISEYACKRRTTLNNCNRIFTDAFEILAENSEFRENEDSYVTFIRAASVLKSLPFPIVSMKDTEGIPCLGDKVKGIIEEIIEEGESSEVKAVLNDERYQCFKLFTAVFGVGLKTSEKWFRMGFRTLSKIREDKSLKFTRMQQAGFRYYEDLVSCVTRAEAEAVDVLVKEAVRAYLPGAFITMTGGFRRGKKIGHDVDFLITSPESTEEDEQQLLHKVVNLWEKKGLLLYHDFMESTFEKLKQPSRKVDALDHFQKCFLILKLPHERVDSDRPSQQEGKNWKAIRVDLVMCPYECHAFALLGWTGSRQFERDLRRYATHERRMILDNHALYDKTKRMFLQAESEEEIFAHLGLDYIEPWERNA comes from the exons ATGGGGGCTTGCCTGGCCTCAGAGCCCGCGTGGGTGACATCAAAGCCCTCGCTGCAGGAGGGCGCGGCCCCCCTCACTTCTGGAGACACCGCCGGATGGCACAGCCAGAGccagctgcagcctctgcccATGGATCCCCTACAAGCAGTGCATTTGGAGCCTCGGAAGAAGAGATCCCGGCAGATGGGTGCCTCGAGGACCTCCCTGCCTCAAGACGTCAAATTTCGAGATCTGGTCCTCTTcattttggagaagaaaatgGGAACTACCCGCAGAGCGTTCCTCATGGAGCTGGCCCGCAGGAAAGGGTTCAGGGTTGAAAATGAGCTCAG TGATTCTGTCACCCACATTGTAGCAGAGAACAACTCGGGTTCCGATGTTCTGGAATGGCTTCAGGTACAGAAAGTTAAAGATAGCTCCCAGCTCGAACTCCTCGACGTCTCCTGGCTGATAGAATGCATGGGAGCAGGGAGACCCGTGGAGATGACAGGGAAGCACCAGCTTGTT GTAAGACAAGACTGCCCAGCTAGTCCCAACCCAGGCTCCCAGGAGGCTCCAGCACTTGCTGTGCACAGGATCTCCGAGTACGCGTGTAAGAGGAGAACCACTCTGAACAACTGTAACCGCATATTCACG GATGCCTTTGAGATTTTGGCTGAAAATTCTGAGTTCAGAGAAAATGAGGATTCTTACGTGACATTTATAAGAGCAGCTTCGGTCCTGAAATCTCTACCGTTCCCAATCGTCAGTATGAAGGACACAGAAGGAATTCCCTGCCTGGGGGACAAGGTGAAGGGCATCATAGAG GAAATTATTGAAGAAGGAGAAAGTTCTGAAGTTAAAGCTGTGTTAAATGATGAACGATATCAATGCTTCAAA CTCTTCACTGCTGTATTCGGAGTGGGGTTGAAGACCTCTGAGAAGTGGTTCAGGATGGGCTTCAGAACTCTGAGTAAAATAAGGGAAGACAAAAGCCTGAAATTTACACGGATGCAGCAGGCAG GATTCCGCTACTATGAAGACCTCGTGAGCTGTGTGACCAGGGCAGAAGCAGAAGCGGTTGATGTGCTGGTTAAAGAGGCCGTGCGGGCATACCTTCCAGGTGCCTTCATCACCATGACCGGAGGCTTCCGGAG gGGTAAGAAGATTGGTCATGATGTGGATTTTTTAATTACCAGCCCCGAATCAACAGAAGAAGACGAGCAGCAACTCTTACATAAAGTGGTAAATTTATGGGAAAAGAAG GGATTACTTTTATACCACGACTTCATGGAGTCCACGTTTGAAAAGCTCAAGCAgcccagcaggaaggtggatgccTTGGATCATTTTCAAAAGTGCTTTCTAATCTTAAAATTGCCCCACGAGAGAGTGGACAGCGACAGGCCCAGCCAGCAGGAAGGAAAGAACTGGAAGGCCATCCGCGTGGACCTGGTCATGTGTCCCTACGAGTGCCACGCCTTTGCCCTGCTGGGGTGGACTGGCTCCCGG CAGTTTGAAAGAGACCTCCGGCGCTACGCCACACATGAGCGGAGGATGATTCTGGATAACCATGCTTTATATGACAAGACCAAG AGGATGTTTCTCCAGGcagaaagtgaagaagaaataTTTGCGCACCTGGGACTGGATTACATTGAACCATGGGAAAGAAATGCCTAG